Genomic segment of Bradyrhizobium diazoefficiens:
GCAAGAGGCAAATTTTAGCCTGATCGGCGGTTTCGGCAATTGCCCGTTGGTTGCGCGTATGGCCTGGGCTGCGCCCGCGATTCGGGGCCGCCGGGCGCGGGCTCGGCGTCGTGGACTGACATCATGGACGGATTTGGGCGCTCCCCGGCGAGGCGGGGGCGGGGGACGATCTTCGCCTCAGGGCTTGGCGGCGGGCTGGATGACCTGCTGATCGACGAGGCTGAGGTGGCCGGGCAGCGACCCGGCACGCAGCTGCATGGCGACGCTGTTGGCCTCCTCCAGGGTGAAATTGCCCGAGATCTGGACCGAGCCGCCGGTGATGGGCTCGCGGATCACGGGGGCGGAGATCACGCTGCCGTCGAGCACGATGGCGAAGGGCTTGCCGACATTCTCTTCTGTGACGTGGGCGAAACGCCGTGTGCCGCGCCCATTGAAGCGAAACGAGGCGATCGGGTCCTTGGTGCCCGGCGCAAAGCCGGGTGCCGCATAGCTGATGTCATCGCCGTCGAGCGCGCTGTCCTTGGCGACCAGATAGGGCCGCTTGTCCTTGAAGCCGAGCAGGACTTCGGAGCCTTCGGGCGGGGTGCCGGATTGCGCCTGCTCCGGCGTCATCGAAACATCGACCGGGCGGAAGCTGACCTTGACCTTCCGGGCGAAGATCGCGGTGATGCGCTCGGGGTCGGTGACGCCTGGGAGGAAGATGCGGATGCGGTCGGTCCCGTCAGGGACGACGCTGGCCAACTTGACGCCGGCCTCCTTGAGGCGCTGCTCGATCATGGCGATGGCGTCTTCGATGAGGCCATTCAGCCGTGCCGCGGATGCGGCATCAGTCGGCGCCAGCCTGACCGCTCCATCGCCGCCGTCGGTCACGGCGATAGCATGCGATGGCAGTCCCTCCGCGGCCGACGCGAGCTTGCGCGCGAGCTGGTCACGGTCTTTGGCATCCGCGATCTTTACATCAACGCCGCCGTCGCGGATCGCGAGGCCGGAGAAGGCGATATGGCCGTCGTGCAAATTCTTGTAGACGTCGTCGCGCAAATCCGTGACGACGCTCTCGCGCAAGGCGTCGCCGTCCACCTTGTAGACAATGCGTGACCCGCCCAGTTTCTCCATCTTGTCGCCGACGAAGGCGACGATCTTGGCGCGCATCTTGTTGAGCTGGGTGTCATCGGCGAGCGCGGCGCGCGGCTGGACGATCGCCGCTACCGTGGCGAACGCGACGAACAGGCGTGTGGCGCGGTCCCGCAGGGGCGTCGTCATGATCACCTCAAGTCTTGCGGCAGGACGCTGGCGGATGAGTCCGATGCCAGTTCTTGGTCCCCGGATCGGGCGCGGAGGTTCAAAAGCCTTTGAACCGATTGCTACCACCGTAGCCGTTAGGTCGTAGACGAACGCTCGATCATCGATCATTCTGTCCGGGCTCGACCGGCCACGGTCGAGGCCTCGTCGAACCAAAATGTCAAAAGACAGGAGGCGGGGGACTGCATCTGAGGGAGGACGGAATTCCATGGCGGGCATCCACGCGCTCGATCGGCTCATCGGCAACGACTACCCGGAGCTTTTGACGGACGAGGAGGTCCGGGCCTTCGAGCAGGTCCCTTACGCTGATAGGGTCGCGGCCGAGAGCACCTACGATGCCATCAGGCTCGGTGCCGCGCGCAATCCCGACGGGGCGGCGATCCAGTTTCTGCAAAATGCCGATCCGGCCGACACGCCGCTGGTGGTGAATTACCGCGACTTCATTGCGCGCGTGACGCAGGCCGCCAACATGTTTCACGCGCTTGGCGCGGAGAAGGGCGACGTCATCAGCTTCATGTTGCCGCTGCTGCCCGATGCCTTCGTGACGCTGTTCGGTGCGGAGGCGGCCGGCATCGCCAATCCCGTCAACCCGCTGCTCGAGCCGCACCAGATCGCGGAAATTCTGGAAGCGGCCAACACGAAGATCCTGGTGGCGCTCGGGCCGCTGCCGGGCACCGACATCTGGCAGAAGGTCGAGCAGATCCGCCCGTCACTCAAGCACCTCAAGGCGATCGTGCAGGTGGCCGGCGGCGGCGATCCGGCAAAGGGCATTTTTGCCTTCAACGACCTGATCAAGCAGCAGCCGTCCGACCGGCTTGTGAGCGGGCGCAAGATTCTTGGCAGCGATATCGCCGCCTATTTCCATACTGGCGGCACCACCGGCACGCCAAAACTGGTGCGGCACACCCACACCAACCAAGTCTATCAGGCCTGGGCGCTCAATCTGCTGCTGAAGCCGAAGCCCGGCGCCAACATGCTGTTCGGCATGCCGCTGTTTCACGTCGGAGGATCGCTGACGCAGGTGCTGACGACGCTGTCCGCCAGCGGTTCGCTGGTCGTGCTGTCGCCGAGCGGCTGGCGCAATCCGAATGCGGTGAAGAACATCTGGGGCTTGGTCGAGCGTTTCAAGCCGGAGGCACTGTCGAGCGTCCCGACGGTGCTCGCCGCAACGCTCGCGGTGCCGCCCGGGAATGCCGACATCTCCAGCCTGAAATATGCAGCCGGCGGCGGTTCGGCGATTCCGGTCGCCGTCGGCTCCGCCATCCAGGACAAGCTCAAGCTGCCGGTGGTCGAGGTCTACGGCATGACCGAGACCTCGAGCGTGCACACGCTGGCCTATCCGTCGCGGCCGATCCGGCTCGGCTCGGTCGGCCTTCCGATGCCCTATTCCCGCGTCCGCATCGTGCAGCTCGATGCCGACGGCCGCATGATCCGCGACTGCGCGCCTGACGAGATCGGCGTCGTCATCATGGCCGGGCCTGGCGTGTTCGGCGGCTACCTCAATGACGCGCATAACAGGGGCGCCTTCGTCGACGAGGTCTGGGTCAATTCCGGCGATCTCGGCCGCCTGGATGCCGACGGCTATCTCTGGATCACCGGCCGCGCCAAGGACCTCGTGATCCGCGGCGGCCACAACATCGATCCGGCGCCGATCGAGGAGATTATGTTCCGCCATCCCGCCGTCGGCTTTGCCGCGGTGGTCGGGCAGCCCGACGCTTATGCCGGCGAATTGCCGGTGGGCTATGTGCAGTTGAAGCCGGGCGCGACAGTCGAGCCGGGCGAGCTCGAGACATGGGTGCGCGAGCGAACGCCGGAGCGCGCCGCCGTTCCGGTGCAGGTCATTCCGATCGACCCGATGCCGGTGACCGGTGTCGGCAAGGTGTTCAAGCCGCAGCTGCGCTGGGACGCGGCGCAGCGCGTGTTCACCAAGGTGCTGTCGCCGCTCGTCGCGCGCGGCATCGACTGCAAGGTCAAGGTCGGCGCCCACGGCAGCCACGGCTCGATCGCCATCGTGACGCTCAGAGGCCTGCCTCTGAACCAGCGCGAAATCGTCGCCGCTGAGGTGCATACGCTGCTCGCGCCGTTCGTGATGCGGCACGAGGTGATTCAGGCGTAGCTGAGGGCAGACACGGTGGGGTGGCGAAGCGTCAACCCATCTCTGTCGCGTCCGTGAAGTTAGACAGCAATGGGTAACGCCTGCGCCTAACCCCGCCTGCGCCTAATCTAATGCCTATCCCGCCGGCATCGTCGTTTCGATCAGGCGCACCCAGAACGAGGCGCCATGGCCGAGGATGTTGTCGTTGAAGACGTAGGCCGGGTGGTGGCAGTCGGGACTGTCGCCCATGCCGACCAAAACCATCGCGCCGGGGCGCGCTTCCAGCATGAAGGAGAAATCCTCGGCGCCCATCAGCGGCACGTAGCGGTCGTTGACACGCTCGGCACCGACGATGTCGCGAGCCACGTCGGCGGCGAGGCCGGCCTCGCGCGCATGGTTCATCGTCACCGGATAGAGGCGCGTGTATTTGGTTTCGGCCGAGCCGCCATAGGCGCGCGCGACGCTTTCAGCGACCTCGCCGATGCGGCGCTCGATGAGATCGCGCACCTCAGGGTCGAGCGTGCGCACGGTGCCCTTCAGTTCGGCGGTCTCCGGAATGACGTTGGTGGCGGTGCCGGCATTGAACATGGTGATTGAGATCACGGCCGATTTGAGCGGATCGACGTTGCGGGCGACGATCGATTGCAGCGCATTGACGATCTGTGCGCCGATCAGCACGCTGTCGACCGACTTGTGGGGACCCGAGCCGGCGTGGCCGCCCTTGCCGGTGACGTTGATCTGGATGGTGTCGGAAGACGCAAGCAGCGGGCCTGCGGTGGTCGCGAAATGGCCTTCGGCGAGGCCCGGCATGTTGTGCATGCCGTAGACCTCCTGGATGTTCCAGCGCGTCATCAACCCGTCCTCGACCATGGCCTTGCCGCCGCCGCCGCCTTCTTCGGCGGGCTGGAAGATCACGACCGCCGTGCCGTCGAAATTGCGCGTCTCGGCGAGATATTTTGCGGCACCCAGCAGCATCGCGGTGTGGCCGTCATGGCCGCAGGCGTGCATCTTGCCGGGGACTTTTGACGCATAAGCAACCCCTGAGGTTTCCATGATCGGCAGCGCATCCATGTCGGCGCGGAGGCCAATGGTCTTGCCGGAGGCGGAGTTGCGGCCGCGGATCACGCCGACGACGCCGGTCCGACCGATGCCCGTCACCACCTCGTCGCAGCCGAATTCGCGCAAGCGATCGGCGACGATGCCGGCGGTGCGATGGACTTCGTAGAGCAGCTCCGGGTTCTCGTGGAAGTCATGGCGCCAGGCGGCCATTTCGTCGGACAGGGCGGCAATGCGGTTGACGATGGGCATGGGGTTTCCGTTTCTGATTGTGGTTCGTAGGGTGGGTTAGCGTAGCGTAACCCACCACTGTTTGTCTTCGTGGACGCGAAAGAGGTGGGTTACGTCCAGCGGCCTACGCTTCGCGCAGCCGCACGGCTAATCCACCCTACGATACTACGCTTCGCCGAACACGCGCTTGAAGATCGTGTCGACGTGCTTGAGGTGATAACCCAGGTCGAACTGCTCTTCGATCTCGGCATCGGTGAGATATATCTTCACCTCGGCGTCCTGCTTCAGCAGTTGCAGGAAATCGCCTGCGCCGCGCCAGACCGGCATGGCGTTGCGCTGCACGAGCTTGTAGGCGTCCTCGCGGCTCGCGCCCTTCTGAGTCAGCGCCAGCAGCACGCGCTGGGAGTGCACGAGGCCGCCGAGGCGGTCGAGATTCTTCTGCATGTTGGCGGGGTAGACCAGGAGCTTGTCGATCAGGCCGGCGAGGCGCACCAGCGCAAAGTCGAGCGTGACAGTCGCGTCAGGGCCCATCATGCGCTCGGCGGAGGAGTGCGAGATGTCGCGCTCGTGCCAGAGCACAACGTTCTCCAGCGCCGGCGTCACGTAGGCGCGCACCATGCGGGAGAGGCCGGTGAGGTTTTCCGACAGCACCGGGTTGCGCTTGTGCGGCATCGCTGACGAGCCTTTCTGGCCCTCCGAGAAGAACTCCTCGGCCTCCAGCACCTCGGTGCGCTGCATGTGGCGGATCTCGACCGCGAGCCGTTCGACCGACGAGGCAATCACGCCGAGCGTCGAGAAATACATCGCGTGGCGGTCGCGCGGGATCACCTGCGTCGAGATCGGCTCCGGCACGAGGCCCATGGCCTTGGCGACATGCTCTTCGACGCGCGGATCGATCTGCGCGAATGTGCCGACCGCGCCCGAGATGGCGCAGGTCGCGACTTCTTTCCGCGCCGCGATCAGACGCTCCTTGGCGCGCGTGAATTCGGCATAAGCATAAGCGAGCTTGAGGCCGAACGTCACCGGCTCGGCGTGGATGCCGTGGCTGCGGCCGATGGTCGGCGTCATCTTGTGCTCGAAGGCGCGCTTCTTCAGCGCGGCCAAAACCCTGTCGAGGTCGGCGAGCAGCAGGTCGGCGGCGCGGGTGAGCTGGACGTTGAGGCAGGTGTCGAGCACGTCGGAGGAGGTCATGCCCTGGTGCACGAAGCGCGCCTCGGGGCCGACGATCTCGGCGAGATGGGTCAGGAAGGCGATGACGTCGTGCTTGGTCGCGCGCTCGATCTCGTCGATGCGGGCGACGTCGAAACTGGCGTCCTTGGCCTTGGCCCAGACGGTCTTGGCGGCCTCTTTGGGGATCGTCCCGAGTTCGGCGAGGGCGTCCGCCGCGTGCGCCTCGATCTCGAACCAGATCTTGAACCGGGTCTGCGGTTCCCAGATCGAGGCCATTTCCGGACGGGTATAGCGGGGGATCATTGGACTGCTCCAGGAAGGTGGGCGGGCGGACCCAAGGGGGCGCGACCTGCCAAAATGCTTTTTACGCCGTGATCTAGCAGAGCGGGCAGGGCGAAACAAACGATGAGGGCAAGGTAACGGGGATGACGGGGGCTGGGCGGCGATCAGCCCCTGCCGCGCCCAGCTCCCACCTGCCGAAGAGGCTCGCTGGGGACCACGAGCAAAAATTAACTGTCAATCACGGATCATTGACTGACAGATATTGAAATCTGTCAGCGGGACGTGTATATCCGTTCTCGGACGCTCCGATTGGGCGTTCCGCGGTCCTCCCGGGGAGCCCGACATCCGAAACGAAGACGGATCGAGGGACGAAGTTGAAGAAATAGGGACCGTTGACGAATGGAGACTTACGACAATGACCACCGAAATCATCAATCTCACGGGGACGATCGGGCACTGGCTCAATCTCTTCGTGGCGCGGCAGATCGCGGCGCAGGCTGCAAAACTGCCTCATTAAGGCGAGAGCTTTCCGAACCGACCGGTACGGGCGCTTCGGTAAGCGTCCATCGCCGGGTAACTGGACCCTGAACGGGAACATGGTGCTGGCATGAACGAAGCCGTTGTTTTGACGCCGGAGCGGATCCTCGAAGTCACCGAGGATGTGCTGAGGCGTTACGGACTTGCCAAGGCCACCGTGGTCGACGTGGCCCGTGCGCTGGATGTGAGCCACGGCAGCGTCTACCGCCACTTCCCAAGCAAGGCCTCGCTGCGCGAGGCGGTCGCAAAACGCTGGCTCGACCGTATCGACGCGCCGCTGCTGGCGATCGCCGGAGAGCAGGGCCCCGCCCCGGCGCGACTGGACCGCTGGCTGCGGACGCTATTCGCCGCCAAGCGTTCACGCGTGCTCGATGATCCCGAAATGTTCGAGACCTATCTGACGCTGGCGCGGGAGGCCTGTGCGGCGGTCAAATGTCACAAGGACACTATGATCGACCAGATCGCGGCGATCCTTGCCGACGGCGTGAAGCAGGGCGTGTTCGCTGTCGACGACGTCAAGACCACCGCGCGTGCTATCTTCGATGCGACCGTCCGCTTCCATCATCCGGCCCATGCCGACGAGTGGAAGGATGCCGACCTGCCTGCGCGCGTCGATGCGGCGCTCGCGCTGTTGCTGCGCGGGTTGAAGGCGTAACCGAACTCCCTCACTTCATTTCAAGCGAGCGATACCCGGCGGCCAGTCGCGGTGTCTTATCCACCGACCTTGTGCGCGAGGCCGCCATCACGCAGCGAGCGCGGATGATGGGTCTTTTTCCGCGCACCAAGGGCGGTGTCAGCCAATGGCACCACCGGCGGGCTTTCCGGATAGGCATTGACTTCAATTTGGACGACGTCCTTTGATCGTTTTCGAAGGCGGTAGAATGCAAGTTCTTGTTCGAGCATGGGGCAGTGGAATTGGACCGTTGCTGTGTCGGGCAAGCGGCAGAGTTCATCGATGAGCTCGCCGACGGTGATGATGGGGGGATAGCTGGCCTCGCGGATAGCCTTACTCATGGCGCAACTCCTTCATTGCGTTACAACCAGAATTCCAAGGCCTCTGTTCCAATCCGCCCGCGGAGCCGCTCGAAATATCCTTGGGAACGATCAGATGTTGAGGAATTTCTGCGTCCCAAGGGCGCGGATCTAGATCCTCGTCAGCCCGCAAGCCGCTGCCAGCCGCACCAGCTGCGCATCTGTACGTGTGCCGGTCTTGGTCTTGATCAGATAGTGGTAGTTCTGAACCGTCTTCACACTGAGATGGAGATGCGTCGCAATCTCTTCGGTCGTGGCGCCGCCGGCGAACTGCCGCAGAATCTCGATCTCCCGCTCGCCCAATTGATCGAGCGCTGATCCGGTCGGCGACAGGCTGTCCTCGGCCAGCACATGTGCGATGTCGTCGCTGATGGCGCGTTCGCCGCGCGCGACGCTGCGGATGGCGTTGACGACGGCGGAGGGCGCGCTGCTCTTGGTGACGAAGCCGGAGGCGCCGGCATTGAAGGCGGCTTTTACCAGCACCGCTTCGTTGTGCATGGTGAAGACCAGGACTCGCGCTCGCGGATTGCGTGCGCGGATGTTGCGGATCGCCTCGAGCCCGCTGGCGCCGGGCATCGAGATGTCCATCACGATGACGTCGGGGTCATGCGCTTTGAAGGCGCTGTAGGCATCCGCGGCATTGTCGGCTTCCGCCACGACGCGGAGATCGCCCTGGCTCTCGAGCACGCGCCGGTAGCCTTGCCGGACGATCGGGTGGTCGTCGACCAGCAGCACCGAGATCCCTGTTGCTGCGACCTCGTTCATGCCGGCCTCACGCGGCGAGCGGGATTGTTGCGGCGACGCTGAGCCCACGGGTCGCGGGCAGGATCGTGAGCGAGCCGCCGGCCGCCGCCAGGCGCTCGCGGATGCCGGTGAGGCCGAAGCCGGCCGAGCGCGCCACGCGCGCCGCATCACCGCC
This window contains:
- a CDS encoding SecDF P1 head subdomain-containing protein — protein: MTTPLRDRATRLFVAFATVAAIVQPRAALADDTQLNKMRAKIVAFVGDKMEKLGGSRIVYKVDGDALRESVVTDLRDDVYKNLHDGHIAFSGLAIRDGGVDVKIADAKDRDQLARKLASAAEGLPSHAIAVTDGGDGAVRLAPTDAASAARLNGLIEDAIAMIEQRLKEAGVKLASVVPDGTDRIRIFLPGVTDPERITAIFARKVKVSFRPVDVSMTPEQAQSGTPPEGSEVLLGFKDKRPYLVAKDSALDGDDISYAAPGFAPGTKDPIASFRFNGRGTRRFAHVTEENVGKPFAIVLDGSVISAPVIREPITGGSVQISGNFTLEEANSVAMQLRAGSLPGHLSLVDQQVIQPAAKP
- a CDS encoding acyl-CoA synthetase is translated as MAGIHALDRLIGNDYPELLTDEEVRAFEQVPYADRVAAESTYDAIRLGAARNPDGAAIQFLQNADPADTPLVVNYRDFIARVTQAANMFHALGAEKGDVISFMLPLLPDAFVTLFGAEAAGIANPVNPLLEPHQIAEILEAANTKILVALGPLPGTDIWQKVEQIRPSLKHLKAIVQVAGGGDPAKGIFAFNDLIKQQPSDRLVSGRKILGSDIAAYFHTGGTTGTPKLVRHTHTNQVYQAWALNLLLKPKPGANMLFGMPLFHVGGSLTQVLTTLSASGSLVVLSPSGWRNPNAVKNIWGLVERFKPEALSSVPTVLAATLAVPPGNADISSLKYAAGGGSAIPVAVGSAIQDKLKLPVVEVYGMTETSSVHTLAYPSRPIRLGSVGLPMPYSRVRIVQLDADGRMIRDCAPDEIGVVIMAGPGVFGGYLNDAHNRGAFVDEVWVNSGDLGRLDADGYLWITGRAKDLVIRGGHNIDPAPIEEIMFRHPAVGFAAVVGQPDAYAGELPVGYVQLKPGATVEPGELETWVRERTPERAAVPVQVIPIDPMPVTGVGKVFKPQLRWDAAQRVFTKVLSPLVARGIDCKVKVGAHGSHGSIAIVTLRGLPLNQREIVAAEVHTLLAPFVMRHEVIQA
- a CDS encoding M20 aminoacylase family protein, which produces MPIVNRIAALSDEMAAWRHDFHENPELLYEVHRTAGIVADRLREFGCDEVVTGIGRTGVVGVIRGRNSASGKTIGLRADMDALPIMETSGVAYASKVPGKMHACGHDGHTAMLLGAAKYLAETRNFDGTAVVIFQPAEEGGGGGKAMVEDGLMTRWNIQEVYGMHNMPGLAEGHFATTAGPLLASSDTIQINVTGKGGHAGSGPHKSVDSVLIGAQIVNALQSIVARNVDPLKSAVISITMFNAGTATNVIPETAELKGTVRTLDPEVRDLIERRIGEVAESVARAYGGSAETKYTRLYPVTMNHAREAGLAADVARDIVGAERVNDRYVPLMGAEDFSFMLEARPGAMVLVGMGDSPDCHHPAYVFNDNILGHGASFWVRLIETTMPAG
- the purB gene encoding adenylosuccinate lyase codes for the protein MIPRYTRPEMASIWEPQTRFKIWFEIEAHAADALAELGTIPKEAAKTVWAKAKDASFDVARIDEIERATKHDVIAFLTHLAEIVGPEARFVHQGMTSSDVLDTCLNVQLTRAADLLLADLDRVLAALKKRAFEHKMTPTIGRSHGIHAEPVTFGLKLAYAYAEFTRAKERLIAARKEVATCAISGAVGTFAQIDPRVEEHVAKAMGLVPEPISTQVIPRDRHAMYFSTLGVIASSVERLAVEIRHMQRTEVLEAEEFFSEGQKGSSAMPHKRNPVLSENLTGLSRMVRAYVTPALENVVLWHERDISHSSAERMMGPDATVTLDFALVRLAGLIDKLLVYPANMQKNLDRLGGLVHSQRVLLALTQKGASREDAYKLVQRNAMPVWRGAGDFLQLLKQDAEVKIYLTDAEIEEQFDLGYHLKHVDTIFKRVFGEA
- a CDS encoding TetR family transcriptional regulator, with the protein product MNEAVVLTPERILEVTEDVLRRYGLAKATVVDVARALDVSHGSVYRHFPSKASLREAVAKRWLDRIDAPLLAIAGEQGPAPARLDRWLRTLFAAKRSRVLDDPEMFETYLTLAREACAAVKCHKDTMIDQIAAILADGVKQGVFAVDDVKTTARAIFDATVRFHHPAHADEWKDADLPARVDAALALLLRGLKA
- a CDS encoding response regulator transcription factor — its product is MNEVAATGISVLLVDDHPIVRQGYRRVLESQGDLRVVAEADNAADAYSAFKAHDPDVIVMDISMPGASGLEAIRNIRARNPRARVLVFTMHNEAVLVKAAFNAGASGFVTKSSAPSAVVNAIRSVARGERAISDDIAHVLAEDSLSPTGSALDQLGEREIEILRQFAGGATTEEIATHLHLSVKTVQNYHYLIKTKTGTRTDAQLVRLAAACGLTRI